A window of the Helianthus annuus cultivar XRQ/B chromosome 4, HanXRQr2.0-SUNRISE, whole genome shotgun sequence genome harbors these coding sequences:
- the LOC110936026 gene encoding rop guanine nucleotide exchange factor 2 isoform X2 encodes MEKLEEFEEGFESSRVSSLDQGAVDDDHDHEHDQSPTINSTLSGRSFACYRTNSATSAFSKQLTDDLNSCSSETQSPVCWSAAGRSPYRPALSRFGVKKPTHTFETEEDKLESHERMDLELEIMKERFAKLLLGEDMSGSGKGVSTAGYCF; translated from the exons atggagaaattagaGGAATTTGAAGAAGGGTTTGAGTCTTCTAGAGTTTCTTCATTGGATCAAGGAGCAGTTGATGATGATCATGATCATGAACATGATCAATCACCCACGATAAATTCGACACTCAGTGGTCGTTCATTTGCGTGCTATAGAACTAACTCGGCGACTTCAGCTTTCTCTAAGCAGTTAACGGATGATCTTAACAGTTGTTCGTCAGAGACGCAGTCTCCGGTATGCTGGTCGGCTGCCGGGAGATCCCCTTACCGGCCCGCCCTGTCAAGATTTGGAGTAAAGAAACCGACTCACACGTTTGAAACCGAAGAAGATAAGCTTGAGAGTCATGAACGTATGGATTTGG AGCTCGAAATAATGAAAGAAAGATTCGCAAAACTTTTATTGGGAGAAGACATGTCTGGCAGCGGCAAAGGAGTTTCTACTGCAGGTTACTGTTTCTAA
- the LOC110936026 gene encoding rop guanine nucleotide exchange factor 2 isoform X1 has translation MSFTISNCDPSIEGKKSGEHHEMEKLEEFEEGFESSRVSSLDQGAVDDDHDHEHDQSPTINSTLSGRSFACYRTNSATSAFSKQLTDDLNSCSSETQSPVCWSAAGRSPYRPALSRFGVKKPTHTFETEEDKLESHERMDLELEIMKERFAKLLLGEDMSGSGKGVSTAGYCF, from the exons ATGAGTTTTACAATCTCAAATTGCGacccatcaattgaag GGAAAAAGAGTGGTGAAcatcatgaaatggagaaattagaGGAATTTGAAGAAGGGTTTGAGTCTTCTAGAGTTTCTTCATTGGATCAAGGAGCAGTTGATGATGATCATGATCATGAACATGATCAATCACCCACGATAAATTCGACACTCAGTGGTCGTTCATTTGCGTGCTATAGAACTAACTCGGCGACTTCAGCTTTCTCTAAGCAGTTAACGGATGATCTTAACAGTTGTTCGTCAGAGACGCAGTCTCCGGTATGCTGGTCGGCTGCCGGGAGATCCCCTTACCGGCCCGCCCTGTCAAGATTTGGAGTAAAGAAACCGACTCACACGTTTGAAACCGAAGAAGATAAGCTTGAGAGTCATGAACGTATGGATTTGG AGCTCGAAATAATGAAAGAAAGATTCGCAAAACTTTTATTGGGAGAAGACATGTCTGGCAGCGGCAAAGGAGTTTCTACTGCAGGTTACTGTTTCTAA
- the LOC110936027 gene encoding uncharacterized protein LOC110936027 isoform X2: protein MLKPFTAEALLLRLEPTTTAAAAPKSLAILSHRYFWIMDFPSRLIKEVVKDASSYGTKKISAKRLNDVACQIGLASFDTSKVFVFFLFKHFAILICPIDK from the exons ATGTTGAAACCTTTCACGGCGGAGGCTCTTCTCCTTCGGCTGGAGCCAACGACGACGGCGGCTGCGGCACCGAAGAGTTTAGCGATTCTAAGTCACAG ATACTTTTGGATCATGGATTTTCCATCTCGTCTTATTAAAGAAGTTGTCAAAG ATGCATCAAGTTATGGCACTAAAAAGATTTCAGCAAAAAGGCTAAACGACGTTGCTTGCCAAATCGGATTAGCTTCTTTCGATACATCAAAGgtctttgttttttttcttttcaagcACTTTGCCATTTTAATATGCCCAATAGATAAGTGA
- the LOC110936027 gene encoding uncharacterized protein LOC110936027 isoform X1, with amino-acid sequence MLKPFTAEALLLRLEPTTTAAAAPKSLAILSHRYFWIMDFPSRLIKEVVKVLLGSRFVKSQPYQSHTKKLCSILSPICGFHKYDGFPFEVLIKSQSLNLELLIVSFAIIVCHVVLRGTVIQSVSPITPLAFISLITLTTFYSLKDASSYGTKKISAKRLNDVACQIGLASFDTSKVFVFFLFKHFAILICPIDK; translated from the exons ATGTTGAAACCTTTCACGGCGGAGGCTCTTCTCCTTCGGCTGGAGCCAACGACGACGGCGGCTGCGGCACCGAAGAGTTTAGCGATTCTAAGTCACAG ATACTTTTGGATCATGGATTTTCCATCTCGTCTTATTAAAGAAGTTGTCAAAG ttttgttagGTTCCCGTTTTGTTAAGTCACAGCCTTATCAATCACACACAAAGAAATTGTGCTCTATTCTTTCACCAATATGCGGTTTCCATAAATATGATGGCTTTCCTTTCGAAGTTTTAATCAAATCACAATCCCTAAATTTGGAACTTTTGATAGTTTCATTCGCTATAATTGTCTGCCATGTTGTGCTTCGTGGAACAGTAATTCAATCGGTTAGTCCAATTACACCACTCGCTTTTATTTCTTTAATTACACTAACTACTTTCTATTCTTTAAAAGATGCATCAAGTTATGGCACTAAAAAGATTTCAGCAAAAAGGCTAAACGACGTTGCTTGCCAAATCGGATTAGCTTCTTTCGATACATCAAAGgtctttgttttttttcttttcaagcACTTTGCCATTTTAATATGCCCAATAGATAAGTGA